TCCATCAGTGCTTTTAAATGCTACGCGGACGATTTTTGCGTACTATCCTATGGGTGAGATTTTTAAAAGAAAAGTTGAAATGGCGGGGGACACCCCGTTACCCTCCGGTCTTCATCTTCATATGTCGGTTTAGGGAACTGCACGAATGCTCGTTCGCTGGGCCACGTGGTCAACCGCGGGACTGCTTGAACTGCTCTTGTATCCTCCTGTAGTATTCCATGGTCCCCTCGCCCACGCTTGGACCGATCTTTTCGAGGGCTTTTTCAAAGTCATTCATCGTTACCTTGACTTTCCCCCTTATCTCGTCGGCCTTCATACCGGGCTTTATGATGCCATCCTGCAGGGCCCTGCGCATGGCGAGCATCGCAGCCTCTCTGACGAGGGCTTCGATGTCCGCTCCGGTGTAACCCTCGGTCCCCTTGGCGAGCTCTTCAAGCTTAACATCCTCGGCCAGTGGCACGTTCCTTGTGTGTACCCTGAGTATCTCCAGTCTGGCCTTCTCGTCTGGTGCTGGAACGAGTATGAGCCTGTCGAACCTTCCGGGTCTCAGCAGGGCCGGGTCCAAGATGTCCGGCCTGTTCGTTGCGGCTATGATGACGACTC
This genomic window from Thermococcus sp. contains:
- a CDS encoding AAA family ATPase — encoded protein: VVIIAATNRPDILDPALLRPGRFDRLILVPAPDEKARLEILRVHTRNVPLAEDVKLEELAKGTEGYTGADIEALVREAAMLAMRRALQDGIIKPGMKADEIRGKVKVTMNDFEKALEKIGPSVGEGTMEYYRRIQEQFKQSRG